CGCATCGAAGGCCGCGTCAAAAAAACGCCGCGGGGCGAGTCCGAGCGCTATTTTCATTCCCGGCAGAAAGAATACCAGATCGCGGCCCTGGCCTCGCACCGCCAGAGCGCGGTGATCCCGGACAGGGCCTGGCTCGACAAGCAGTACCGGGATCTGGAAAAAAAATACCGCGGCCGGGAAATCCCCCATCCCCCGAGCTGGGGCGGGTACGTCGTGGTGCCCGACGCCTTTGAATTCTGGCAGGGACAGCCGAGCCGACTTCATGACCGGATCCATTACCGCAAAAGCCGCGGGCGGTGGAAGCGCGAGAGGCTCACGCCGTAGCGGATTTTCCCACCCGGGCTTCATCGTTCATCCGATCCTTGCCGAGCTCCCGCAGCACCGACGTAGCGTAACATCCCGAGGGCAAAACCATCCGCAGTTTCAAATAATCGCCCGTCGGATCAGCGCCGGTCTCGAATGAAACCTCTTCCATCTTGAACCGCAGCGGCCTGCGGTCGCCCTGGCACGTAAACGGCCGCGCCTTTTCGAAATCCCCGCGCGCAAGTCCCGCGCCTTTCAAAATCTCTTCCTCGATGCGCAGCGGCTCTCCCGAAGCCGGGCGCATTTCGCTTCCGAACAGCGGCCCCATGGCCGAGATCTCAAAACGCAGGGCGCGCGGATTTTCGGCGGCTTGGTCATCCACGCGGAAAGCGCCGCCGCTGTCGTGCTTATGCGCCCAATCGCCTGCCCGGACCTCATCGAGGAATCCGATCCGCCGCGCCACGGCCTCGTTGA
This portion of the Verrucomicrobiia bacterium genome encodes:
- the truD gene encoding tRNA pseudouridine(13) synthase TruD — encoded protein: FRTVLSRLQEKGVPNYFGAQRFGMRGDTALTGAALMREDYEAAARHIAGYPSESDSGGVREARELFMRGEFEKAATTFPRGYPEAFHICKMLARNGGDYKRALFSMDRGMLKFYVSALQSELFNEAVARRIGFLDEVRAGDWAHKHDSGGAFRVDDQAAENPRALRFEISAMGPLFGSEMRPASGEPLRIEEEILKGAGLARGDFEKARPFTCQGDRRPLRFKMEEVSFETGADPTGDYLKLRMVLPSGCYATSVLRELGKDRMNDEARVGKSATA
- the pdxH gene encoding pyridoxamine 5'-phosphate oxidase, which translates into the protein MTDPAKLFYDYSHTPLTEKMAGPDPLRLFDRWYRQAVRAKVLMPHAMCLATAGKTPHARMVLLKAYGKQGFVFFSNYQSVKGRDLAARPRAALLFYWPQVQRQVRIEGRVKKTPRGESERYFHSRQKEYQIAALASHRQSAVIPDRAWLDKQYRDLEKKYRGREIPHPPSWGGYVVVPDAFEFWQGQPSRLHDRIHYRKSRGRWKRERLTP